Within the Candidatus Binatia bacterium genome, the region ACCGCCGCGATGTACCCGAGGTTCGCAGCGAGCGCGGCCTGCGCGCCGACGATTGCGTACCACGGCAACGAGAACGCCGTCATGAACTGAAAGAGCCCGTCTTTGAATCGCTGCTCTGAGCCGAAGTCGATCGCCAACGCCGTGGCCGCGGCCGCAAAGCACGCGATCAAGTACCAAGGATTTTCGAGCGGCGCCGGGACCTTATTGACCAGGACGTCGCGGACGATGCCGCCCCCAATGCCGCCGGCGTACGCCAGAATCATGACCCCGATCAGCGTGAAATGCTTGTAATGATCGGGCCTCCGGGCGAGCAACGCGCCGTTGAAGGCGTTCGTCGTCGCGGCGATCAGCGAGAGCCAATCTACCGTCGTGAAGGTCCAGATTCCGAACTTCGATAGGATCAGCGGCGTCATATCAGGCCCCCTTG harbors:
- a CDS encoding TRIC cation channel family protein; translated protein: MTPLILSKFGIWTFTTVDWLSLIAATTNAFNGALLARRPDHYKHFTLIGVMILAYAGGIGGGIVRDVLVNKVPAPLENPWYLIACFAAAATALAIDFGSEQRFKDGLFQFMTAFSLPWYAIVGAQAALAANLGYIAAVIIGIIATTAGRWIIDVACNVVPKQLVRGEFFVTAAALTGIAYVVCSQTFGMAVIPSTAVAFVVGFGFRLTSQALGWEEWEPWEPPPLQSGEKARKKLGEGLHEEFKG